In Bacillus toyonensis BCT-7112, a single window of DNA contains:
- a CDS encoding endonuclease/exonuclease/phosphatase family protein, whose amino-acid sequence MKLLTLNCHSWQEENQMEKIKYLAKVIQEEEYDVIALQEVSQSIQAENVCGNKKKDNFGLLLLEELKALHVKDYNITWDFSHIGYDVYEEGLAIITKHTIIKEDTFFISENKDTTYWKTRKIVSATIAYNGKDITFYSCHLGWWNDEEESFQGQVDRLMERVDSNELSFLMGDFNNNARLQGEGYEYLMQKGLYDTYELAIEKDEGTTVQGEIAGWDENKHNLRIDLIVCNQSKRVRSSKVIFNGTNRNVISDHFGVEVQLDI is encoded by the coding sequence ATGAAATTGCTAACTTTAAACTGTCACTCTTGGCAAGAAGAGAATCAAATGGAAAAGATAAAATATCTTGCTAAAGTCATTCAAGAAGAAGAATACGATGTCATCGCATTGCAAGAAGTCAGTCAGTCGATACAAGCTGAAAATGTATGCGGTAACAAGAAAAAAGATAATTTTGGACTTTTACTATTAGAAGAGTTAAAAGCGTTACATGTAAAAGATTACAATATTACTTGGGATTTCTCTCATATTGGTTATGATGTGTACGAAGAAGGATTAGCGATTATAACAAAGCATACTATTATAAAAGAAGATACGTTCTTTATATCAGAAAATAAAGATACAACGTATTGGAAAACACGTAAAATTGTAAGTGCAACAATTGCTTATAATGGTAAGGATATAACGTTTTATTCTTGCCATCTAGGTTGGTGGAATGATGAAGAAGAATCATTCCAAGGTCAAGTCGATCGTTTGATGGAGCGTGTAGATAGCAATGAGCTTTCCTTCTTAATGGGGGATTTTAATAATAATGCTCGTTTGCAGGGTGAAGGTTATGAATATTTGATGCAAAAAGGTTTGTACGACACATACGAACTAGCGATAGAGAAGGATGAAGGAACAACTGTCCAAGGCGAGATTGCTGGTTGGGATGAAAATAAACATAATTTGCGAATCGATTTAATAGTGTGTAACCAAAGTAAAAGAGTTCGTTCTTCAAAAGTTATTTTTAATGGTACAAACCGAAATGTAATT